ACACTTTGTTTTTTGTGTTGACGATGGTTCCTTCAATTTTAGTGATATCATTAATCTTAGCACTTATACTAAATAAAGGACTTAAAGGCAGGGGATTTTTTAGAGCTGCTTTCTACATTCCATGTATAACATCAACAGTGGCTATAAGTATGGTCTGGTTATGGATTTATGGCCCTCAAAATGGAGTTCTTAATTCTGTTTTGGGTACCTTTGGAATATCTAGTGTAGATTGGCTGGGTAACCCACTAACTGCAAAGCCTGCATTGGTTATCATGAGAATATGGCAGGCAAGCGGGTATTATATGTTGATGTTTTTAGCAGGACTGCAAACGATTCCGGATAGTTTGTACGAAGTTGCAGAAATAGATGGAGCAACTAAATGGGAAAAGATAAGACATATAACTCTTCCATTACTTGCACCAACAATGTTTTTGGTAATAATACTGCTTACTATAGAATCCTTTAATATTTTTGAAGCCGTTTATGTAATGACAGAAGGTGGCCCAGCAGGAGCAACTGATACATTAATGTATTATATATATCATAATGGATTTAGGCTTTATAATATGGGATATGCGTCATCGATAGCATGGTTTTTATTTTTAGTATTAATAGTTTTGACCTTAATTCAATTTAAATTTAAGAAGGAGGATATATATTAATGGAAAGAGAGACATATAAAAGCAGAAGTAAATTCTCACAATCTCTGTGTAAATGTTTACTGTATTTGATTTTAATTCTATATGCATTTATAACTATATATCCTTTCATTTGGACTATTGCATCGTCACTAAAATCAACTCAGCAATTTTTAAATAGTAATCCATTAGACTTAATACCTAAACCTATAAGATTGTCAAACTATAAAGAAGCTTGGAAGACAGTACCTATGGGAAGGTTCATTTTAAACTCTGTATTCATTACATTGTTTGTTACAACAGTTCAGGTGTTAGTGGCATCTATGGCTGCCTATGCTTTCGCTAAAATAAGTTTTAAGGGTAAAAATATTATTTTTATATTATTTCTAGGTACGATGATGGTTCCGAGTCAGGTGACTTTAATTCCTAATTATATATTACTTAGAAACTTTAATTGGTTGAATAAATATCAAGCATTGCTAATACCTACAATTTTCTCGGGTATATGTGTTACAGGAATGTTTATCTTAAGACAATATTTTTTATCAATACCTAAGGAAATTGAAGATGCAGCTATAATAGATGGATGTTCACGATATGGCGTATTTTGGAGAATTATATTACCTAATGCAAAACCAGCAATGGCTACATTTGCTATTATAAGCTTTAACTCTCATTGGAATTCTTTCTTGTATCCATTAATAATGATGAATGATGTTAAAAAAATGCCTATCCAAGTTGGAATAGCCTATTTTAAGAGCATTTCGCAGCAAACAGGAGGACCTCTTCTTGCTGGAACTACGATGGCTATACTTCCGGTAATTTTGGTATTTCTAATATTCCAAAAGTATATAGTAAATGGAACATTAACCTCTGGAATGGGTGGAAAGTAGATTAATTATGATTGTTAAGTACCTGTATTAATAAAGGTATTTACATAAAAAATAATGGGGGGCTTTGTTATGAAATGTAAAATGAAAAAGTTACTAGCTATTGCAACTATGGCAGCAATTTTATGCACATCAAGTTTTGGATGTGGAAAAGAACAAGAAGTTAAAACTAATGCACCAAAGCAGAAGACAGTAGTTAGGGTTATGTCTTGGTGGAATTTTCAAGATTCTAAACCACTTAAGGAATTAAAGTCTAAATTTGAAAGCGCTAATCCTGATTATGAACTTCAATTTGACCAAATTGCAACTAAGTATGCTGATAAAGTTCTTACAGTTGTAGCTGGTGGAGGAGACCAAGTACCAGATGTAATGATGCTAGCTATGGATGTGGTACCAAGGTTTGCTAAAGCAGGTGCCATACAGCCTCTAGATAAGTATATTACAGACAGCTATAAGAAGGATTTATATCCTGTAGTTTTAGATGCATTACAATTTGATGGAAAGATATATGCAGCTCCGCGTGATATAACTTCATTTGTAATGTATTGCAATAAAAAAATGTTTGAAGATGCAAAGGTTCCTATACCAAAGGCAGGATGGACTTGGAATGATTTCTTAGAGACTGCTAAAAAACTTACTAAATTAGAAAATGGAAAGCCAGTTCAGTGGGGATATCATTTTTCTAAAACTAATGATTCAATTTTCACATGGCTGATACAAAATGGTGCTGGTTATACCACAAGTAATAAAAAACAAAGTATACTCAGTTCTCAAGAATCACAAGAAGCAATACAGTTTTTATATGACTTAACTTATAAACATAAGGTGTCACCGACTATAACAGAGGCAAAACAATTTGGTACAGATGATAGTGCTGCGTTTCTTGCAGGAAAAGTAGCAATGCAGATTGGAGGACTATCAACGTCTGTTGCCTTTGATAAAGCGGGTATTAATTATGTTAAGGTGCCGCTTCCAATAGGAAAGAAGCAAGCGACTACAGCTTTTGTAAATTCATGGACTATTCCAAAAGGTGCTAAAAACCCAGATGCATCGTGGAAGGTTATAGAATTCCTGTCTAGCAAAGAAGGACAGCAAATAGCACTTTCAACAAAAATGGGCTTACCAGCAAGTAAAAGTGTAGATATATCCGAATTTATAAAAGAAAGAGAAGATAATAAACATTTAATAGATGCTTTGGAGTATTCTATTCCATTCACAACACTTTCAAATGGTGCCGAATACTATGACTTAGTTAATAAGAGCCTCGAAAAAATCTGGTTCAATCAAGCAAAGATTGACGAAGTTACAAAATCAATAGATAGTCAAGGTAATACAATGCTTAATAAATAGTATTAGTAAGTATAAAGGAGGGAGTAAGATCCTTCCTTATTTATAAATATGGAGGATTAATTATGGTAGGCAAAGGTATCTACTTGGAAATAATTGGAGATATGCTACAAGAGATTGAGAAAACTCAGGCTGATAATATTGAAAAAGCATCAAAGTTAATATATGAATCTATTAATAATGGAGGGGTGCTTCATACTTATTCTACAGGGCATTCTCATATGATAATGGAAGAAATGTTCTACAGAACTGGTGGATTAGTTCCTGTAAACCCTATTTTTGATAGCAATACAATGCTTCATCAGGGTGTTCTTAAGAGCACAGAATTGGAAAGATTATCGGGGTATGCAAAAGTAGTACTAAATAACGCTGATATTAGAAAAGACGAAAATATATTAATATGCTCAAATTCAGGTATAAATGCTGTTCCAATTGAAGCAGCTATTATAGCAAAAGAAATGGGACTTAATGTTATTGCAATAACCTCAGCAAGCGTATCAGAAAAAGCAAAATCAAGACATAGTTCTGGACTCAAGCTTAAAGATTTGGCAGATATAGTAATAGACAATTGCATAAAGGATAGTGATGCAGCCATTAAAATAGAACAAACCAATCAATTAGTAGCTCCTGTATCTACTATAGTTGGTTCATATATAGTAAACCGAATAGTCATTGATGTAGTTAATGAATTTTTAAAAAACAATACAATTCCACCTGTATTTATGACTGCTAATGTAGAAGGTGGATATGAATTTAATGAAAAACTGATTTCTCAATATAAAGAAAGGATAAAGAGCTTTTAATATGGGCTATTATATTGGAATTGATGGCGGAGGAAGTAAAACTGAACTTCTGTTATGCAACAAAGAAGGTGAGGTGAAAAAGCATTTAATTACCGAGGGTACGAATACAGCGAATATACGTGAAGATAAAGCTATAAACAACATAGAAAAATTAATTAATAATGCCTTGCTGGGAATAGATAAATCTAATGTGGATTATATATCAATTTGTGTTCCGGGTTTAAAAAAATACTCTAGTCAAATTACTTTACTAAAAGAATTTCAAACTAAGTTTAGTATTATGGGAGATGAGTTGAATGCTTTCTATGGTGCTTTAGGTAACGATAGAGGAATAGTAATTTTAAGCGGAACAGGTTCATTTGCGATTGGAAGAAATAGCATTGGAAAGATGCATACAGTGGGGGGGTGGGGAGCAATATCACAAGATGAAGGAAGTGGCTATTATATGGGAGTACAGGCATTAAAGGCTGTGATGAGAAACTATGATTCTATGGGTAGAGATACGATACTTTCGAATTTAATTCTAGAAGCTTTTAATATAAAAAGTATAAATGATTTAAAAAGCTTTTTGTATAATGGTAGTTGTGGAGTGAAAGAGATAGCTGCACTCAGTAAGCTCGTTAAGTATGGAGCAGAAAATCATGATTTTGTATGTAAAGACATTGCAAATGACTGTGCTTATAAGTTATTTCAACTAGCAGAGGGAGTTATTAATAGATTAGAAATGTACGATGAAAAATATAATTTATGCTTAACTGGGGGGATAAGTAATTTTAAAGGGTTAATATTAAATCCCTTAAATGAACTTCTAGAAAATAAATATTTAAATATTCATATAAAAGAACCGGAGTTTACACCAGTGGTTGGAAGTATTATATTATGCTTTATACAAACTGGAAGGAGTAATTTAGATAAAAATATTGAGGGGATAAAAAAATCATTAAAGGATGTGAAGATTAGTGTTATCTAGTATTTATTTTAAAAGCATGAGGGAGATATTAGATAAAATTGAAAGAACACAAGGAGAAGCTATTGATAAAGCAGCTGAAATTATTATAAATTCAATAACTAATAATGGAATGCTTCACTTAATGGATACGGGGCATATGCTTATGTATGAAGCAGTTGGAAGAACAGGTGGGCTAATGTCAATGAGACCAGTTAGGCTTTCTGTGCAGGTAGAAAATCCAACTAGAAAGAGGGTTAACCTAAATAGACCTACAGCGTACCTTGATGGTATTGAGGGTTTTCCAGAGTTTATACTTAACAAGTCAAATATGGAACCTGGAGAT
The genomic region above belongs to Clostridium swellfunianum and contains:
- a CDS encoding carbohydrate ABC transporter permease; its protein translation is MDTIKQYTANLQKPRNRKGLKNSTKESLVGWSFILPMLIGFCIFCFIPIITSLGISFTDWNLLQAPKFVGLQNYTRLIKDSSFIKCVSNTLFFVLTMVPSILVISLILALILNKGLKGRGFFRAAFYIPCITSTVAISMVWLWIYGPQNGVLNSVLGTFGISSVDWLGNPLTAKPALVIMRIWQASGYYMLMFLAGLQTIPDSLYEVAEIDGATKWEKIRHITLPLLAPTMFLVIILLTIESFNIFEAVYVMTEGGPAGATDTLMYYIYHNGFRLYNMGYASSIAWFLFLVLIVLTLIQFKFKKEDIY
- a CDS encoding sugar isomerase domain-containing protein, producing MVGKGIYLEIIGDMLQEIEKTQADNIEKASKLIYESINNGGVLHTYSTGHSHMIMEEMFYRTGGLVPVNPIFDSNTMLHQGVLKSTELERLSGYAKVVLNNADIRKDENILICSNSGINAVPIEAAIIAKEMGLNVIAITSASVSEKAKSRHSSGLKLKDLADIVIDNCIKDSDAAIKIEQTNQLVAPVSTIVGSYIVNRIVIDVVNEFLKNNTIPPVFMTANVEGGYEFNEKLISQYKERIKSF
- a CDS encoding BadF/BadG/BcrA/BcrD ATPase family protein, with protein sequence MGYYIGIDGGGSKTELLLCNKEGEVKKHLITEGTNTANIREDKAINNIEKLINNALLGIDKSNVDYISICVPGLKKYSSQITLLKEFQTKFSIMGDELNAFYGALGNDRGIVILSGTGSFAIGRNSIGKMHTVGGWGAISQDEGSGYYMGVQALKAVMRNYDSMGRDTILSNLILEAFNIKSINDLKSFLYNGSCGVKEIAALSKLVKYGAENHDFVCKDIANDCAYKLFQLAEGVINRLEMYDEKYNLCLTGGISNFKGLILNPLNELLENKYLNIHIKEPEFTPVVGSIILCFIQTGRSNLDKNIEGIKKSLKDVKISVI
- a CDS encoding ABC transporter substrate-binding protein; this encodes MKCKMKKLLAIATMAAILCTSSFGCGKEQEVKTNAPKQKTVVRVMSWWNFQDSKPLKELKSKFESANPDYELQFDQIATKYADKVLTVVAGGGDQVPDVMMLAMDVVPRFAKAGAIQPLDKYITDSYKKDLYPVVLDALQFDGKIYAAPRDITSFVMYCNKKMFEDAKVPIPKAGWTWNDFLETAKKLTKLENGKPVQWGYHFSKTNDSIFTWLIQNGAGYTTSNKKQSILSSQESQEAIQFLYDLTYKHKVSPTITEAKQFGTDDSAAFLAGKVAMQIGGLSTSVAFDKAGINYVKVPLPIGKKQATTAFVNSWTIPKGAKNPDASWKVIEFLSSKEGQQIALSTKMGLPASKSVDISEFIKEREDNKHLIDALEYSIPFTTLSNGAEYYDLVNKSLEKIWFNQAKIDEVTKSIDSQGNTMLNK
- a CDS encoding carbohydrate ABC transporter permease; this encodes MERETYKSRSKFSQSLCKCLLYLILILYAFITIYPFIWTIASSLKSTQQFLNSNPLDLIPKPIRLSNYKEAWKTVPMGRFILNSVFITLFVTTVQVLVASMAAYAFAKISFKGKNIIFILFLGTMMVPSQVTLIPNYILLRNFNWLNKYQALLIPTIFSGICVTGMFILRQYFLSIPKEIEDAAIIDGCSRYGVFWRIILPNAKPAMATFAIISFNSHWNSFLYPLIMMNDVKKMPIQVGIAYFKSISQQTGGPLLAGTTMAILPVILVFLIFQKYIVNGTLTSGMGGK